A region of the Cryptococcus neoformans var. neoformans B-3501A chromosome 6, whole genome shotgun sequence genome:
TTGCCATTAGACATCTTTGTAATCATACTCTACTCTTGGAGTCGTCTTGGACATATGATTGTACGACATACAAGTAACATCTCTACAAGATGACGTCTATCTCAACTTCCAATATGTACAACGGAAACCATATATACAACAGAAACGAATATATACAACAAAAACCAATATATACAACAGAAACCGCTatcccctcctctccgtcCACCCACTCAACAGCCGAAGCTGTCCCTTCATCCCCGCGCCAGCAAGacgtccatctcctcccttgTTACAAACTTCACCCGTACCCCCAGCATTGCGAGGCGGTCCCTATAGGCCGCCAACGTAAGCTCCCCCGTTTCCGGGTCGATGTCCTCGAGATCGAGATCAAGAGGGGTGGACTTGTGAACTTTTGGGAGGGGATCGGTGGACAAATCACAATGGACGAGAGTTCTGCCATTGGAGTCCAATGACAGATCCGGGAAATGAACATCCTCCGACGACGTGGTGGAGTTAACCccgggagaggagggagccACAGAAGTACTGGTATCTACAATAAATTCGTAAGCGTAACTTCAGTCTGTAACATAAGATTACAAGGTGCTCACGCGgattggagatgagggaggCAATAATGGATGATTTCATGTCTAACATATTTCCAGGAGTGGATAGCTTCTGGAGGCCTCTCAAGAACTCTTGTCGTGTCGTAGGCGTTCGAATGTCGGCAGCCTCAGCGAGATGAGTAGAGGGGCCTCCGGCGCCATCTTGAACAGGGCCTCTGCCGTCATCCCTAGACTCAGAACCTTCATATCCGCCGACATCTCGAGAGTCGGAGCCTTCATGTCCTCGGCCAGAACCAGAGCCTCCGTCATGTAAGTTATCGCCCCCAGGACCAGAGCCTCCGCCACGAGAGTTATCGCCTCCGGAGCCAGAGTTTCCCCCTTGTGAACCATCGTTCCTAGGATCATTGTTGCGATTATCCTTCCCAGGTGGCTTGCGGTCCCCTGACTTGTCCTCTTGGTCCCCTGGTttgtcctcttcacctttctcttcatcatacAAATCCGCCAATGTGCGCTTGTTCCTCTTGGTCGAACGAAGACTGTGTCGCCTGCGCCCAACTTCTAATCCTTTCAATCTCATGTCGGTGGCTGAATGAGCGGTCGCATCAACAGGAACATGATGAGCAAAAGGGAGGGGCAGGTCGTTGAGGAAGCGTTGCGTCGGAAGTGCCGCTGCATGAGcgaggaacaagaggatgGTCGCATCGAGGTGATACCTTGCCTCTTTATTCAAAGTGGCGTTGGCACGGTCGCTGATCAGACAATTGGGAGGCGACGACCAAAAGTCTTGCAGCTCTGCAAGTTCTTCGACTGAGTAACCATCCCGCGGATATCCAAAATGTTGCCCGGCGTTCTCCAAGAACTCTTTGCTTGCCTCCAGGGCAAGCACGGGACTGTCTGAGGCCGAGTCTTGATAGAGATACACAATTCTATAGAAATATTCGTTGACTATGGAGAGGCCGAAGATGCAGCGTGAAATGGCGTAGCCCAAGATGACATACCACATGGTTTGAAACACGCCTTCCTGGCAGAGGTAACTAAGAGCTTTCTCGTCGGTTTGACTTTTAGCCTCGCCGGTAAGTAGAGCCGCTAAGTTCATCCACTTCAGTTCGATGACTGCGTAAAGCATCCGTTTCCGGCCCGATGGAGAGCTAGGATCGTTGACGCTGCCGATGAGAGAGGCGTCCGGAGTAGTGGCAACATCCTTTTTTGATTTGGAGGTGCCTTGCGATTGAGAGGGCTATGTTGAATGCGTAATAAGCATTGTGTCACCTTTTGCACAAGCCATGACTCACGGCTCCCAGAATTTTCCCCGTCCGCCGTCTGTACATATCCACCAGATCTAGCTTGGCCCACTCTTTGTCATATCTGTCGTAGAAGACCGTTTTCAAATTTGCTTGATGTGAGAACTCTGTAGCCATCGCCATGTAGTTGCAGTTCTCTTGAATGAAGCGATCAAGATAGCGACGAAAAATTCTGTCGTCGAACGTCTGCTCGTCACCGATCATCCCGTCCCTGTACTCATTGGCCCAGGGTTGGCCCAGGTAGTCGACTTGGCACGCCTTATCGTAGGAGCGGATAGTAAGGTATTCGGAGACCTCATAAGGTTCGCTGAGGTCGAAGGggatgagagagagaggatatGGTCGGTCTTTGTTTTTAGAGTGGCCGCCGTATGCAATGGGATCGTCACGAGGGAATTTTGAATGTTGGGGGAGTGTTTGATGTGATGAGGGGAACGAAGATAAAGGTGAGTCGGAAGCAGAGGTGGGGGATAATGAAGTCAGGCGCGAGTCTGAGGTAAATTGGGCTAGTGCCGCAGCTCGTCTCGACGCCCAATCTCCCTCATTTGTGTCCGGAAAGGTCATTGCGGAAGCAGAGGGCGGAGCAAAGATGGTAATATTGGGGGTTGAATGGACagagaagacgatgaggacTGGGAAGCGAAGGCGGGAAGGAAAAACAAGAAGTTGAGTTACGTATCGATCGTAAATTCGTTCCGCGCAACGTGTTGGACCGGTGGCGAGTCACATCACCGCCGGTCACCTCCTCGCTCCTCCCCTTACAAATAACCATACTTACGTAAGTACTTGTTCGCGCACCATCTCGATTTCTCGACTGGACACGGCTGGGCCTGCCATGGTGCTTCTTGGATTGGCAGCTTTCGTGTTTCTCATCTTTATTCTCCATCGGCTCATATCATATATTGgtacaacaacagcaagcGGCCAAATCTACACTGCCAACATCTCCTTAAATCATAACTATCGACACTATACAAAGACAGGATGGATGCATATCGGAAAAGCCACAGCGCAAGTATGATTCGTTTGATGAGGCCGTCTTTGCTAATAATGATTGCTCCTCCAGGTCTCTATGTATACCTTTTGCCCTCTGGTTGTTGGCCTAAATGCGACGTATAATCTGCACATTCTCAAGCATGGGATGCCGTGCATGCACCCATAAGTTTTTGTATGTGCGTATCATTGACGTCCGCATACTTGTGACACCTGCTGATACTGTTAAATGTAGTTATAATTCAATCTTATCCTTCGTCACCTGGgacttgttcttcttcacaatCTCTCGAGAAAGGTTCAAATGTATGATAAGCGTTCAAATGCATGCTAGGGACATTGGCTGTAAGTGCTTTTGGGCTTTGCGCATTCGTCATACCCGCCGACATTGTGACAATCTAGCTTCCATTCACTTGCTACTCTTCGCCAATTACGGACCTCTTTTTGCATACCTACATCcgggggaaaggaaggtgtAGGAAAATGTGCGGGATGATGCGTGAGATCCCGGATGTAAGGACAATCATCTTGCAGGTTCTCCTCTCATTTGCTGGCCCCATATGGCAGCTTGGCTTCTCATCTATTCGCCTCCGGTCGCCTACCATTATCTCGTCCCTCTCATATCTGCGCTCACGAGGTCTTGGAGTGTCAGACACTATGCTGGATCacaaggatgatggagcAGGGTTCTGgagcaggaaggagaaagaaggggagtGAGCTTTGAGGGACCGTCGACCAAATGGTCAATCAATGCGCGATTGTCGAGGACGCGATGTACCCTCACATTCAAGAGGATTCGAATTATAAAGCAAATTGCTGGGCCATATGTGGGACCTTGGGGATGTATGTGCTTTCGACCTATACGCCCTTTTTCACATCTGCTGACACTATATATCAGCCTAATGGCCGTACATTCGCTTTTCCAAGCATACTGCACCAGCCGTACAACGTTTCAATGCCACCTATGCTCCCTCTTGCGATTCTGTTCTTATTCCTTGTCCTAATCGTTCCCATCAGGCCATTCGTTTTTCAGTGGCGGTGCGTGAAATGTTTTGTTGGATTTGAGAATGACTTTTCTCTGAGTATCAGTGTTCCGTAAGTTGCCGGAAATCCCGCTCCTTTCTGTCCTTTCGATTGCGACTATTTCCTCTCCAAATAGATTACTGTGGCCCCATTTTACCATGGAGAGCTGGTCACCATGATTAGCTTCCAGCTCTCCTCTCGTTATCTGCCAGCCATAAGCTGCTCAGTTTCGTTTCAAGATGGCTCAATACATCCTCAGAAGTCCTCACCTCTGTCCACCCTTTCGACTTTccccctcatcatcttgcGTCAAAAATATTGTCCAGCTAAGGGCCACAACCTCGGAGCGTAAGTTATGTTCCCAGCTTTTGATAGTGATCAATACGGAGGTTATTCGGTTGTTAAAGTAACGGTCCGGAGTCCTTCGAGTGTATTCTGCAGCATGTAACTTATGTTGCTCCGACCTACGATCTATTATGACGGAATGACACCGGACATTTGTACGACTGCCGATTTTCCATTCGCGGAAACTGCACcgacctccaccaccagccTCCACTTCATCCGTTGAACGGATGGGCGGGGGCTCCTCCCCCCACCATGGGGGAACTTTTCGTCGGCGACCTCCACCAGCCCCCACCTGAATGAATGATCCGTCCTGATGGGTGGATGGTCACATGATGATAAAGTGATACACCGAATCGGAATGACCATATGTCCTCACCAAGAGCGGGTGGCATTTGCAAACACTACAATACGATAGGTCAATCCGTTGCCGCTCAGAAAAAGCCAGTCCTCCGAGGTCGGATCTGAAAGCGGAACGAGGGTCAAACCCGGAGTCCAAAGCCTTCACAAGTTCTGTATCTTTGGTATAATCATGCCTCTTAACTGCCGCCGGCATTCATGTAAATCATCTAATTAGCATGTCTTGTGACTCGTGTTCTCCACGGTCGGAGCCCCGCGGGCCCCACTTCAGAAAGAGTGTGACTGCTATTATACGTTACTTTCGACATGAAGCATGGGGCCCAATTCCGGACGACCGGTAAGTCTAAGTCTTCGTCTTCTAAGTCTTCTTGAAAACAACATAAATAGAGCTCATTGATGTCCATGTTTGTTTCGAATAGTTCAAACTCTTTCCAAGGTTGAAAGTTCGGCAATATAGTAAACATCGAGCACCATGTCCGGCGTAACAGGTATAAGTCTAAGTCTCTCTTCAGAGGAGCTGAAGACTCAAGACGTGGAGCAAAATGAAAAGCTTGACAGCACCACAAACATGTTTACCAACGCCGCTGCAGCGACTGGTGAGTCAATATTTTGAAAGTGAACTCAAGTACGGACGCATTGCTAATTTCATTATTGCAGACAAGGAACATAACATGACCTTGTGGCAGGGCTGTAAACTCTACCCCAAAGCGATCTTGTGGTCCGTCCTTATATCTTCCTGTTGCGCAATGGAAGGTTACGACATATCTCTTGTAGGGAATTTCTGTAAGGTCTCTTACGTCGATACGATAGCAAAAGCTGACACTGTCATTAGACGCCTTTGACCCTTTCAATCGAAAGTATGGAGTGCAAGGAGTTGATGGCACATATCAAGTCCCCGCTCGATGGCAAACTGGCCTAAGTAACGGAGCGCAATGTGGCCAAATCTTGGGTTTGATTGGTGAGCGGTCCTTGCTAGTGATAATCAAGATCTAACACTACTAACACTACTTCACAGTTAATGGTCTCGCAACTGAGCGTTTCGGTTATCGAATTGTAATCTTGGGCTGTCTAATCTGGCTCACTGGTGTGACCgcaatcttcttttgcgCTCCCAATATTCAAACGTTACTCGCGGGTGAAATTCTTGCTGGTATCCCGTGGGGTGTTTTTCAGTCGAGTAAGTAAGATGGCTCAAAGATGAGGCTCAGAGCTGACCGTTCACAGTTGCCATATCTTACGCTGCTGAAGTTTGCCCAGTGGCACTTCGAGGATATCTCACCAGTTATGGTAATTTCTGCTGGGGATGGGGACAGCTCATTGGTATTGGAGTAATAAAATCTCAATTCGGTCGAACCGATCAATGGGCATACCGCATACCTTATGGACTTATGGTGAGAGGGAAGTATATACTTGCCCGATCTGAAGCTGACTCTGGACTTAGTGGATGTTCTATCCTCCCTTAATTATTGGTATCTACTTTGCTCCCGAATCTCCCTGGTGGCTGGTCCGCAAAGGTCGAATTGAACAAGCCAAGAAATCTTTGCTTCGATTGACTTCTTCCAAGACCGATCCTACATTTGATGCTACCGAAACAATCGACATGATTCGACACACTACTGAATTGGAAAAAGATATGACTTCTGGTGCCTCTTACCTCGACTGCTTTAAAGGTGTCAATCTCCGCAGGACTGAGATCGTTTGTATGCTTTGGGCTACTCAAAATTTGGCTGGCAACACGTTCTCCAATTATTCCACTTACTTCTTCGAGCAGGCTGGTCTTACCGGTGAAATCCCATACGATTTCGCGATGGGTCAGTACGCCATCAACATGGTCGGTACTTTTGGGGCATGGTATCTCATGACTAAAATGGGTCGACGAACTCTTTTCATTGGTGGTCTCTGCGGTCTATGCGTTACCTTGTTGTCTATCGGCTTCGTCGGTCTCGTTCCTGAATCTAAAAAGCAAGCCGCTTCTCTTGCTACAGGTGCTTTAATGCTGGTGTGGGCGGTGTTCTACCAGTGCTCCGTTGGGTGAGTGAAGTCTTCTTGTCCACACTCTCCGATACAGTATTAAACCCTGGATTTTTTAGAACTCTCGCCTTCTCCCTTGTTGCCGAGATGTCAACTCGACGACTTCAAATCAAGACCGTCGCTCTGGGCCGAGCTGCTTACAACGTCGCTGCCATCATCAGTAACGTCCTTACCCCGTATATGATTAACCCTACTGCTTGGAACTGGGGAAATTATGCTGGTTTCTTCTGGGGAGGATCGTAAGTCGGAACATGATCCCGATGAGTATCTTAGCTGACAAGAACGCCCCTCTCAGATGTTTTTTGGTATTGGTTTACGCCTATT
Encoded here:
- a CDS encoding hypothetical protein (Match to ESTs gb|CF191427.1|CF191427, gb|CF185829.1|CF185829; HMMPfam hit to Sugar_tr, Sugar (and other) transporter, score: 264.8, E(): 1.5e-76), which produces MSGVTGISLSLSSEELKTQDVEQNEKLDSTTNMFTNAAAATDKEHNMTLWQGCKLYPKAILWSVLISSCCAMEGYDISLVGNFYAFDPFNRKYGVQGVDGTYQVPARWQTGLSNGAQCGQILGLIVNGLATERFGYRIVILGCLIWLTGVTAIFFCAPNIQTLLAGEILAGIPWGVFQSIAISYAAEVCPVALRGYLTSYGNFCWGWGQLIGIGVIKSQFGRTDQWAYRIPYGLMWMFYPPLIIGIYFAPESPWWLVRKGRIEQAKKSLLRLTSSKTDPTFDATETIDMIRHTTELEKDMTSGASYLDCFKGVNLRRTEIVCMLWATQNLAGNTFSNYSTYFFEQAGLTGEIPYDFAMGQYAINMVGTFGAWYLMTKMGRRTLFIGGLCGLCVTLLSIGFVGLVPESKKQAASLATGALMLVWAVFYQCSVGTLAFSLVAEMSTRRLQIKTVALGRAAYNVAAIISNVLTPYMINPTAWNWGNYAGFFWGGSCFLVLVYAYFRVPEPSGRTFAELDILFERKVPARKFKTTEVNAFDVVLHHQVAEDKPDGEVSHVERV